The following is a genomic window from Choloepus didactylus isolate mChoDid1 chromosome 5, mChoDid1.pri, whole genome shotgun sequence.
CTTTTTCTGAACCTCTGTGGGACTTTATCAGCATCTCTTTTAATATCATTTCATCCGTTCTACCAAATATTGAGTGCCCACTATGCGCCTGGCACAGTTCTAGGCACCAAGGATAtggcaatgaaaaaaaattatgggaCTAATAGAACCGAAATTCTAGTAGAGGGGATGACACTAAATATAGAGTATGTCAATTGGGGATAAGAACAATGGAGAGAATTAAAGCAGTAAAGGGAGAGCTGGGGTGGTCCCAGCAGGGCTGGTTATTAAGGTGTCACAGTCTGCCACCTTACTTCCTCTAGGTCTTGAACCATCATGTTCTATTTTGTatcaaaatgtctttttatagaTACTCTCTACTAGGAAATAATAGGTAGGTAGCTTATTAATTCTTTGGAATCTCTTATAGTACCTTGCACTTGGATTTGTACATAATAGATAATAATCAATTCAAAGAATGATTATATCAGTATAGAGTTGTAAAACGAGAcacaggagaaagaaaacaacttGGTTAAAATTTGGGGAAGAACACCTTCCGAATTTGAGACCTGGGTGATTGCAACTGCAGCCTTGACACTTGTGAACTTCTCTCTCATGTGGGACCTTCGATGATGGAAGGTCAAATGTCAGGCAGTATGTCAGAGATTTAAATTCAGACACTGCGTGGACTTGTCATGTGTGGCTCCAGAGTAATGCGATGAATGCCCATGTGTGGTTGGGGGAAGCCACCTCATTCCTTTCTATCTTTAACCACGCTTGTCCCTGGCCTTCTACATTCCTCACCTTACAGGTATATATTCCCCTGTGTccttgcctttctccttctaagAAACTTACTTTCTTAGAAATTCACTTTGAAAAGGTGTAACATATTTTAAGTTTCTGGACCATCTCTATGTAACTACCCACACATTTTGGCAcgttttcaggtatttaccttgGGTGTTTTTGATCAGGATTCTGAACTTCATGGGGCTGGCAGGTCATGGAGTAAATTAACTCAATGGCAGTTGGAGAATTCATGGGTCCTTGGAGGAAATTACTCAGTGCCTTAGTGACACTTTTGGCTGATGCTGTTCTCCCAAACCTTTGGGGCAGATTAGGAACATGTCTGGAGATGCGCCCCTCCATGTTTCTTCCAAATCTCAGTGGTAAGTTAGCCCGTGACCCAgagcttctttcttcttccatggCCCTCCCAAATCTCAGCGGCAAATTGGCTGCCGAGTGTGGCATTTTGTTGACAGCAGGTGTGCTCACCTTAATGGCATATTTTGGTCCCCAATCTTTTAATTCTCCAAAATTGAggcttccttctttttcctctttggaatCTCCTCTAGGCTATAATTAGAAATGaccattaaaatatttccttattgttaaaaGCAACTGCTTTCAGCACCAAAGTAACTTAAATTCACACTTTAATCCGCAAAATTGTTAAGGCTATCAACAAAGTTTGTGTTCTCatgtgcagaatttttttaataaataatttgtatTAAGCTTCTCAGAGCAATCTAGTTTCTCTGTCCCTAGGCTCCTGTAAGAcaatgataaaatattaacaaaatatatatagtgAATACAGCAATGTGTTAGAGTAGCAGGAACATAATGAAGTATTGAAATGaagcaaatttttattttactgcagttattctctttcagttttttgattcatgctgttttgaaatattttaaaatctatccatacacacacacacacacacacacacacacacacacacacactgtgtatATATATCCCTTCCCATGTCTCTTATTTAGATAGGACAAAGTGGTGTATGCATGGAAACATACTAGCCAGATTTTAGACTACAGTTGTGGGCAGCTTCCATTGAATTTGCTTTTATCCCCTCATACCCTGAGTTCGACTCTAAAAGCATTTCTCAAGAAACTAATTGTATTGTtattataatataaattaaatcttCAGTAAAGAACTCATCGGTTTATGGGTTGCTACACCAACTCCATAGGAACTATTTAAATACAGAGAATATTTAATTAGATTGGGTTTTACCATGAAAGTTTGTCCATATAAAGATTTTTCAGTAATTGTTTTCTGATTGCAAAGGTAATATATACTCGTTCCAGCCaatatggaaaatatagaaaagcataaagaagaaaataaaaataacttgtaGTGCCTCCATCTAGGGATAAAGATTTTATTTAGATAAAGATTTATCATAAGCTTACTAGCTTATAATTGCTAAGTAGAAAATATACCTggcatatctatctatctatatatatttttttagtttaagATAATTCAAATCATGTCCAGCTgaaatatatccagaagatcttaTGATTTCATCAACTGTTTATTCCAATACTGTACTTCTGAATCAATTGAAAATTATTAGTGTACCTTATGTTTGCTAGGCATCCTAGTATATCCTATCCACTTAAATTCTTAGAGTGGTCAGGCTGTTTGTTGTTGTGCTAAATAGAACAAGTTACAATAACACACTGTCATAGCAAGGCTGAATTTTGACAAAGCACAAAGCACAAAATAACTTATTCTTTACATTTTACAAATTCATTAGACTCAATACAAGTATTATGTAGTTAATGCTGGTCGTGTtagacagatttttaaaacttaccTCAGGATACTTATTGGAAGTTTCTTTACCACAAAAATTGGACATCATTAACTCATTTGCACAAAAGGTATTTGATGTTAAAAGGCTTGAAGTGgctaaaatcaataaaatgaatcGTTTTGACGacataatttccattttctgaaaactgaaaattaagCTTATATGTGCAGCTCAATGTCTATGGTCAGGAAAATCATGGtctttttatactttctaaaaacaaagaaaagtctcCTTTACCAGTGAAATGAAGCCCACATATTTTTAGCACGAATATTAATTAGCATGTGTAACTACAATATGCATGTAAGGAATGTTGTGTAATTAATTCTGGGAAGACTGTAATGTTTCTGTTAGCCAATTTCActaactttgaaaataattttcctttttatgaatgAGTTTCTAATTAGGTAAGTTTGGGGTGCTGGTAATTAAGATTCCAAAGAAGTAGAATGCTTCATTTCTCTGAGCCTAAACAAAAAGTATTTTGTTTCTGGTGTCTGCGTCAATTCTTGGGAGAAGGGTGGGGGGAGGTATTCAatcatctttctctcttttttttttttaatcagcacaAAAGAGGCATAGTATTTTCAAAATGTCAAACAAAATTAAGAGTGTGAAAAGAATTCTAAGTCACATAATGCCAAAACAAAATGTCATTAATTAACTTTCTGTAAAATGCTGTTTGGTTATTAAAAAGCTTCAGGAGTAAATGTCAGCGCTAATATGGAGGATGTGCGTAAGACCATTGGATAGGCATTTTGACAAACTGGCCGTCTCAGGAGAAGCTGGAGGCACTTCAAGGCCTTTTGTATTTGCCCTGTGGGccttatttggcaaaactgtATGTATCAGTTATTCACTGACAATGCTGCATCCTGCCCTCCTCCTCAAAGCCCTAAGAACTCTAGTAGAGGTCTGGTAAGTCTGATTTCGTTGCTCCCCTGGTCCATAATATTTACTTAATCTCCCAGTGCCATGAGCATATTGACATCATGACATAagaagggacacaaagaaatgctTATTTACTGAAATGCCATGGCGAGTTCTTTTGGAGCAGCTGACCGGTATTCTTAAAGACTTGCCTTATCACTGGACCTCCTAAGTTCTAGGGAAACCCTGAATTGTTCCCCCAGTCACCTGTTGCTCAGGAGAAAAAGACCTGACATTGATTTCCAAACTCCAGCTGCTTCTAGACACAAACACTTAGAGgcgaattaaaaaaagaacaagtcaTAAAATTATACTTTCTTTTGGGGGGTGGTGTGTGTGGAGCTGTTTATTCACACTGACTTctttggctgattttttttttcattaaggtGAAATTCATGCAACATAAAATTAgttatttataaaagcaaactgttcagtggcatttaatacattcacaatgttgtctaACCAGCTgtacctctatctagttccaaagcATTTTCATTGCCCCAAAATAAAACCCTGTACCCACTGGGCAGTCACCTCCCATTCCCCCACTCCCCTCCAGACCACCACTAATTTAtctcttctggatatttcatatgaatggaatcatacagtatgtgagaacttttatgtctggcttctttcacttagcataatgttttcaagattcacccatgttgtagcatgtacctttttatggctgaagaatattccattgtatgtatatgccacagtttatccattcatctgttgatgaacatttgggttgtttccacttttgggctagTGTGAGCAATACTGCTGTGAAAATTAGTATAAAAgtatctctttgagtccctgtttttaattcttttgtgtatatacgtaggaatggaattgctgggtcacactatgttttaattttatggaaaaattgtACCTTTGTGTCAAGAATTGTGCCATCTCTAGTTTTTTCTCATCAAACTACTGTAATTTGAGGTAGAGATGGGTGAAGCAAAAACCTTTCTCTGTACTAAAGATCCCCAGAATACATCAGAAAGTTTACACACAACACTGGATAAACTCCTGTGGTGCCCCAGCATCACATTTGCTCGCTGCCTTTCCCTGCTTCTCTTAAGGCATTTTACATCATTGGTCTCATTTATTTTGGTCTGTGGTAGTCAAAATCCCCACAGTAGGAGGCAATTAATTCAATTCATGGTCTAGTGTTAATTTTCTAAAGCTGTTATTGGATTATTTGGGTTTAATTTCCCTGAGGATTTAATATATTTCTCTTCCAAATTGTTCTTTTGCAAACTGCTGATGgaacttcttcctttttttgtggtCAGTAGATCCAAACTTTCGAGAAATGTGTTAAGTAAGGGGCAAGTTAGGTTTACCGAGTTCACACCTTGGGTAAAGGGGAAGGGATCGGCATGCTTATATCTAGCAGCTGTTTACAAATAACATTGAAACTTTAGCAATTCACCAGTTTTTAGTGTTGCTATTTGGGATTTTGGCACATGGATCAGAGTTTTTCTGATTCTAGTCAACATCCAGAGTAGTTGGATATGACAAATTACTTTCCTGCCTCCACAAGCTTTAGGCTTCCAAGTCTGGCGTGTAATTAGAGTTATATTATTAATGTAGAGCTTAGGTCTTTTCAACCATACCTTCTTTTCACTTTGAAAACATGAACAGATCTCGAACAACATTACTTAACATACACAGTGTGAATTTACCATaagtcatttgttgaaaagtgTACATATATAGAGATTAATTTGcttaggatttgaacccaaggaGTATGAAAATTTAATCTCTATGCTAGTCTGCCCAATCAAGTCTAGTCTTTTTTAACTCCTAAATAACTCTTttctccatccccactgccatTACTTGATTCCCCATTATCTCTTTCCTACACCCTTTTTTTTGGTCCTCTCCAACTCATTTTCCATGGTGCAGTCAGAAAAATTTTGTAAAACACAATACATTGGTAACTCTCATCATCAAAACCCTTCAATAGCTTCCTGTTTTCCTCAGGATCACTTTGCTAGTTCACCCTTCATGATCTGTACTGTTTATTtctccagtgttctttcttaccaCTCCCcaccaacttttggctttatttataacaagtttctttctgttcttccaaATAGATGAGCTCCCTCTTGCCTCCAGACCTCTGCCCATGGTTTCCCTCTGTGGGAAATATTCATCcactttcctctctttttcttaccTATTTATTGTTTGGAGCTTAGCTGAGGCATCACATATTACAAGTCTTTTCTGACTCCCTCAGTGTTCCAATAGCTCTTTGTTTCTCCCCGATCAAGGTCTTATAGCTCTGACTTGTCCTGTTTCCTCCCCTGCATTGTCCACTGTTTTGTAAACTCTAAAGGCAGAACCCTGCTGGTGCAGATCACAGTGgtatttccattgtttttttctcaCAGATATTcaggaaactttattttttaaatgaatcaatacATTTTCATTAATGTTGGGAATAGGAGTTAACACTGAAGTTGTTTGTTAATTGTTTTTCCCAGCTCTGCTTGTTGACTGGAGAGACATCATAATTAGAACTTAAATTTGTGTTTTACCCTGAAATCATAAcacttaaacattttcttttgggGGATTCACATATAAGTCCTTCTCAGACTGAGACCCATACACGGACAGTCAAATGTAAGTAAGTTGAGTGAGAGTGAAATTTAGTTTGTTTTGGTTGAACCTGCAGCTTGGTGAGTTCAGTATGTTCTGGTGGACCTTGCATGTTGATGGGCATCAATTCCTCAAACACCAGAAAGAGTGTGAACGGGGACTGCAGAGCCCCACAGAGGACTTCCTGACCGTGCTCCAGGGTCTCCAACCAGGCAGGTTTGATGGGATAGGGGTTCCCTGACTGCTTATCATCTTCCCATGTCCAGTGCTGTACCCTAGAgctctgacagcagcaagagaggGAGGACAAAGCACTTCAACCAATCAGGGCCTCATCTGACTTGAGGGTGGGTTTAGGGTCTGAATAGGCCCTGGTTTATCTGCACATTTAGAGGAAGTATTTAAATGAGGTTTATTTTTTGTGCCATGGGGCTGCAAATTTCTCTTTAAATCTTTAAGTAAGGGGCAGCTCACTCTACCTTGATCCAGGCCTCCTAAGGCCCCGGTGAGGTCTACTGCACAGGTGGTTAATTTTAACATCCATAGGAACCTCATTATAGGGCACTTCTCCTCACCCTCATACCAGCAGTTTACTTCTAGGGCACTCTCCTCttatgtttatttcttcctttccatctaAGCATAACCAAGTTTTGTGCTATTGAGAAGAATTTATGGACATTGTGGTCTGAGTTTGCAGTTCATGTTTGCAAAGTATTTTGCAGCTATTTGTTAAGTAATTTCAGGTGCTCtttaggggtggtggtggtattaaTGTATGATTCATTTCAGCATTCTGGGTGGTAAAGTAAAAGAAATACTTGCCTTTGTTCCAAATAAAAAACATGTCATGCAAattgtataaaataattattttaaaaatataaaaaaagatttaTGAATGGCTCATTATAATGAGCCTGTCATAGTTTGCAAGCAGGACTATATTTACTTCTCTCCTTTTTACAATGACAGGTTACAATGTCAGGGCCTCGGAGAGGGGCTGACATGAATATGAGATCAAGATTATTCCTCCACATTGTAAAAGTAGTTGATATTCAACTTGAAGTAACTTAAAGAATCGTTTTGTATAATGTGGGTAAACACggaatatttataaaaacagacgTATTTTAGAACAATATATTGAGCAAACCCTTAGAATGAGAGCTTTTAAATGATAAGGAGTAGTcgtgttttctgatttttttaaagcagttctgCAAGGCTGGTTAGGAAGCAGCCTGCCTACAGCACAGTTTCTTATTCTGGGATTTTAcgttttttaatgtttcatttttatggacactttttttttccttgcaggaAAAATGTGTGATTTTTACTGGCCCGGCAGGGGGTTGTGGTTGCTCTTGCAAAAGTGTCAAGAAAACTCAGAATTCTGTTCATGAGGGACAAAGACCAGATGTTTAGTTAAAACAGCACACAGCTTTTACACAAATATAGGTGATGGAAACCATGACCTTTACTGGGATTTTTTTGGGGAAGGGAGAGTTTTGCTTTTGATATTTGTAAAATAAGCAAGCTGCCATTTTGCTAGTCCAAGTTGAACAGAACAATTTGGTCTTGTATGAAGTGTATGCTCTTTTGATatcttgggtttttgttttgttttgcctctgtTTTGAAGGATTCTGCTCTAAAAAGGGAATATGCTCTTTGAATAATAATTTgtcttaataaaaagaaaattcaagtcTTTGAATAGCTTATTACTTAAGCCGCACTTTCCACTAGCCTGGCCTCACCTTCACCGGGGGGAAATCTGTTGTTCACACCAACACTGATGTGGGCCGCCAAGGATGTCTTCAAGAACACTGTTTTCCTATCTCAAACAAAAGGAATAGGGCAGATGCGCACTAATAAAAAATGGGCTTCTTTGCTAATGTGGACTCTCCTAGATGCTCTTTAATCCCTGAGGAGAGGAAGAGGGCTTTGCTGGTTGAAATATGCACATGactgtggtttgtttgttttttcttttttagaaaaggGTCCTGTGATTTCTGGCTGTATTATTTTCTGCTACCAGCTCTACCTGCCCCTCTTTCCTGGGTCTGAGCTCACGTGGGAGCCTCATACCCGGCGGGCCACTCTATCACTTGACCACACTGGGCTGGGCTTCATCGCCAAGCAGGAGTTTTCACTTCCCTTCAACACTGGTATTATTGGACCCTGAAAGGATGTGTCCATGATACAGCCAAGAATTATAGAGTTGTCAGTTTCATGACAAACACAACACACAAGCAAGCAAACAGAAAACCCCCTCATCCAAGTTACCACCGCTGTCTTTTGGAGGAGCATCTAAGCATGCTTTTTAAACCTGCAGTGATGTCAGGTATACATCTAATCAACATAGAAGATTTTCTGGCAATCCTCTGATTCTAAAAGGTGAGATTTGGACTGAAGGTTTCTGTACTAATTGAGGGCAAGTGAACTAAATAGATATTAATGCCACCCTCattaaatacagaaatggatttaATTCTGTACTGGGTTTTATACCGTGTGAGTTTAAGAGATCAGATATTTCCCCTTTGAGAACTGACAATAgcagaaaaatagacaaaatggtAAAGGTTTTAGAGCACATTTAGATGCAACAAGTAGGCACAACACCAACTCAAGGGGGCAAATAAGTTCACTATCACACAGACTTGAGTGATCAGAGCAGGTTTTGAATGGCGTGCCTTGGCCGATGAGTCCTGGTAGAGCCAGCTCTTCCAATTCATCACACCGTTAGAGGTAACCAGTGACCCATGATCTGGAAGCACCCAACCAGGAGAGGGACGTGGATCTTCAGTGAACACATACCTCTGTCCATGCCAAGGTCTAATCCCAGCTCAAGGTCAGGGGAAGAGCCCTTTCTATGTTTTCATATCCTTTTGGGCTGATTGTTTAAACACTTTCAAAGCTACCTTCAACATTATCTTAACCTGATCTTGGTTAAACAATATCCAAGGGAAGGAGTCCCAGAATGGTGGGGAGCCCCCAGCACATAGGATGGCAAGAGAGGGAATAGGAGCGACATCACTGTGGGGCCCCCTTTGGGACTTTCCTGCCCCTTGAACAGCTTATTCTTGTAAATGTTTCATAGTTGAGGTTTTTCTCTTGACACATAGCTGCAAAATTAGGCTCTCTCCTTTACCTGATCTATTCCTCAGGACCCTTTGGTTGCATGTACTGACATTTTAATGTGTTTAACCAAAATGGGGGATTTATTATAAGGATATTGGAATGTCTTGTGAATGGGATTGGGGACTAGAGAATATCTGGAGCCAGGACTCAAATCACCATGGGGATTTTTTCCTGGATTCTCACTTCGTTCTGTGCATCTACCTCATTATCTCTTCCTATTGCTATCTGGATTTTCTGCTTTTCTATACGTTTGCCAGTATCTTCTAAGTTTACATAGCCTCAATTTCAGTCACCCCATGAGAAACTGCCTGTCCTCTGTTCCAGAGGTAAAACACCAGGAAAGAATTCTGATTAGTCCAGACTAGATAAGGTGCCATCTCCTGAACCAATTATCCATGGCCAGGGGTGGATCACTTGCTAGTCCACTGGAGACCAGATTGTAACCTATGAAAGGAGTTGGGGACAGGGTGAGCTTGGGCAGACAATACAATAGGTGCCCAATACAGCTGAGTAGGTAGTGTAGGGGGGATCTAGGAACTTCTCTCCCAGAATCGTATTCCTTGTGCAGAGGAAAACTACTTCCCTGTCTGGTGAAAAACTGAGTTCTGACTTGAAGGCAGTTTAACCATAACATGTTGGTGCAgttatttctgtttctctcttaAAGATGCCAAGTTGGTCTCTATCCTAGGCTGGTGATACCAGTAGAGTTCTCATCTGTGCCATCTGGGGCCTTTGTTTTCACAAGCAGGTGGTTCTTGTGTGATATTTTTTGTAGCTCATATGTGGCTTTGATGGCAACAAAACAACACAATTCTAGAATCTTCCTTCCCCAGGGGGCCTCTGAGGGCACAATTCCCAGCTATTTCTTCATATATCCATCGAAAGCAGTGCCAGCTTTGAGAAGCTGTAAGCTTCCCCTTCCCTCCTGGCAGGTAAAAGCATTGGCTCCAGTGTTTCttgttggcatttggagatgcccCTGTTTCCAGTATTCAGCTCAGCACCAGAAATGAAGCACTGTCCTGAGAAtttcaggaccagatggtttgGTCCCTAAGTGGCCCTAAactcttttttaatttgggctTCTTTCCTAAATGTTTCACATCCTTTATTTTGCTGTGATGACCCTGCCCTGCCTCATTTATTCCCACTGAATTTACTAAGGGTGAGTGAGTTCTATGAGCTAGAGCAGAGTGGTTCATTGCTTTTAGAGCAAGacagtttatttttctgttgggttGGCAGATTTGCCATTCTCTGCCTGCATGACTTGAGAAGTCTTCCACTGAAACACAAtcaaaattttcctttccttatataAAGAACTGTGTAGAGATCAGTACGGAGTACTTATTTTGGagatagtaaaaaaataaaactcgtGTATAATTCCAAACATAAGAGTATAATCTTTTTGGTAATTAACTTCGTTGTTCTCTGTCAATTTTTGACAGTATTTACACTAAATTAGAAATAGCAATAATGGGACATTCTAGTTCAGTTGTATAAGCGTATCTGTCTAAATTTGCTTTCAGTGACAGAAAGTATTTTAGAAGTTCATTAGAATGATTTGATAACCATGTATCTATTATTAATAATCCAAGACACAGGGAATTACATGTTACATGGCTCATGTGACCAATAAGGAAGCCACTATTCCCATAATTATAAAGAATTCATTTCACCACATCCATTttattattctgtattatttgaCCCATTTCTTGCTCATTTGGAAGAgtgagatttaaaaatttattagatTTTGAATGAAAGATCTGTCAGGtaatttctttctacttttcattGCCAGCAGGATATTCTCTCCATCTCCCtgtttttgggggtggggtgggggtggggtggggatttcTCCATTCCTCTCTTCTAACTACAGGCGAGTAAGGAAGTTATGGTTGCCTGGAGTTTGCTGACCGCTCGAGAAAGAGCCAGAGCAGAGGCTGCCGGCCCCTCCGCAGCTTCCGGGAGGTGTATTTTGAAACAGTTGGAGTGAAGGCGGTAGAAGCGGTGGGGCCATGTTCTGGAACGAAATAAACTGTGGGATAGGGACAGCCTCTCAGTGTGCACGTGCTCTCAGTTCAGTGGCCCCCTAGAAGTTTCTGAAAGACCCACTTGGAGAAAAATGAGAGCAGATGCTCTGCAGGGCTCAAATGCCCCTGCTGTTTGCAGCTATCACTGCTATTATTCCTACTGTCTTCTAGAGTTAATgctgtgtgtgtggtgtgagggTTGGAGGTAGTGGTATGGGGAAGTGGGTTGCAGGCTGATGGGAGGAGAGCATGATTGGAAGCCCAGTAGAAGATGAACTTTATCTTTTAGGTTTCCTTTCTGGCAGGGAAGAAAGAACCCGCCTACAGAATGATTCTTAGCCTGCTGCTCTTTCCCACCCCCAAACCCCATCCTAAACGCAGTTGAATTTTGGAGCATCCTGCAGTTAGTGGTCAAGGGGAAGCCCAGATTGTTGTCACGCTTGAGAACCCGGGCGTCTTGTTGGTAACTCGCATTAAGTTCATGGGGGAGACGTAAACTCTTTTTCCCTGTCCTTTGTCATCACCCTCCTCGCTCGCTTTGGGCATGCATGTGACCGACAGTTGCTGACATGATTTTGATGAAATGCAACATTTGCACACTGTGGCCACCTACCAAAGAATCTGAACAATGGTATCCAAAATTTTACAGGCTACAAAATCTAAGCTGGCTCACATTTATTGCTTGAACTAACAGCCGGAGCCAACTTTCCTAAGTTCATAGGGCAGAATTCCTAATAATGCTAATTTTACTATCAGCAAACAAAAGGCAAACAGGAAACAGCACTGAAGACCTGAATGCGAGTTTTGCGAGGGCCATCCTAGGAGAGGGGGAGTTTTCCCttttctaaaactaaaaaggaCTCAATTGCACAGAAATAAGTGGAAAAGAGATGTAACCTAGAAAAACATATTGTAAGCAGAGGTTCTGCATTGACCTATCAGGATGGCAGTGATTTGCATATTAAAGCAACCCCCTGGGAAATGTTAACAAGGCCCTAGGGAAATTTCCAAAATGATGGCTAGAGCTTTAATATTAAAAGAGGATTGAACGTGAAAATATGAGTCATAGATCTAAATCTCCTTTCATCAATAGAATAGTACTTTTCCAGCCTATTAGATGGGTCGTACATGTTTTAAACAGGGTCATCAAATAGGTCTGAAGTCTTTTTTTATCTGCAGTTTCTGAAGTTCTGTTCACAGGAATAGTGACCAATTCAGTCATTCGTCTTTCACTATGTTAATTAGACCATGTGCATTTGTGGTTTCCttactttttattaatatttagcaCTCCTTAAAACATActtcaattgtattttttttcacaaGCAGAAAAAGTATAGTTCAACACATATTATTTCACATACATGTAGGAGCTGTGATGGGAAGATTTGATTATTAATCTTTTTGTTCACCTTTATACAGAGAAGAAAAGTGATTTTTGGGGTGCTATTTGGTTTAACCATCTAGTACATAACTacaaagcataccattcagtcatcttACTTTGGGTTTTCTAGTTTTATTGTAACACTGAAAGTCAAACAAAATGGTGGCATAGCCTCTCTGCAATGCTAGGAAACAGTGATAATCTTGTTGGAATGAGTACAATTGCAGTGTTGATagctatagttttgccttttccagaatgccaaATAGTTGGAATCATACCTTAGGTAGCTTTTTCagctgacttctttcatttagcaattgCACTTAAGGTTCCTCTATGTCTTTTCACAGCCTGACAGCAGGGTTTGATAGTCATTGGAAACTGTGATGAACTCCTATTCATTCTTCAAGTCCTGGCTCAGATATCCCACTCTCTGTGAAGATTTCTCCACTTGCCCTAGAATGGGTGCATACTGCTCTCTTTGCTCcccatagcattttttttttcaaatctgtatTAATGTTCAAATCATTAgacaatttatatatttaaaatattttccccctTCTAATCTACAAACTCTTTTATTatgagtgttttttaaaattcattttattgagatatagtcacacaccatgcagtcatacaaagcaaatcgtacattcgattg
Proteins encoded in this region:
- the NPVF gene encoding pro-FMRFamide-related neuropeptide VF produces the protein MEIMSSKRFILLILATSSLLTSNTFCANELMMSNFCGKETSNKYPEPRGDSKEEKEGSLNFGELKDWGPKYAIKVSTPAVNKMPHSAANLPLRFGRAMEEERSSGSRANLPLRFGRNMEGRISRHVPNLPQRFGRTASAKSVTKALSNFLQGPMNSPTAIELIYSMTCQPHEVQNPDQKHPRSLGLKQIDDAELKQEK